The Candidatus Hydrogenedentota bacterium DNA window GGTGAGGGCGAGGGCGAAGGGGAGGGCGAGGGCGAAGGCGAAGGTGGGGGCGAAGGGGAGGGCGAGGGCGAAGGCGAGGGCGAGGGCGAAGGCGAAGGTGAGGGCGAAGGCGAAGGTGAGGGCGAGGGCGAAGGCGAAGGCGAAGGGGAGGGCGAAGGCGAAGGTGAAGGCGAGGGTGAAGGTGAAGGCGAGGGTGAAGGTGAAGGCGAGTGTCCGCCGGAAACCCCGCCCTATGCCATTGGGCATGTCGGCAAGAGCTTTTATGACCCGGCGCGCGGATACCAGGAGGTCAAGACGGAAATCTATTATCCCGCCGCGTACGGCGGCGATGGCGTGCCGTTCCCCGAACCGGGTTGTCTATCCTTCCCGGTTGTTGTCTTCGGTCATGGCTATGAGACGGATATCGGCTACTACGATTATCTATGGCAGACGATCGTGCCGCGCGGGTACGTCATGGTCATGGTCGACACGCACAATGAGGTGGTCTGGAATTTCCCGGATTTCGGCCGCGACCTTGCGTTCGCCATAGGTGCGCTGTACGCCGAAGGCGCGACACCGGAATCCCTCTTCTTCGGCCGGGTGAACGACCGGGCGGCCGTCATGGGGCACAGCATGGGCGGCGGTTCCACGGTGCTGGCGGCGAGCAACAACCCCGAGGCCGACGCGGTCGTCTGCCTGGCTCCGTCCAACGTGGATTCCGCCGTACTGGACTCGGCGGACGGGGTGTGGGCGCCCTCGCTGGTTCTGGCGGCGGAAAAGGACTGT harbors:
- a CDS encoding dienelactone hydrolase family protein → GEGEGEGEGEGEGEGGGEGEGEGEGEGEGEGEGEGEGEGEGEGEGEGEGEGEGEGEGEGEGEGEGEGEGECPPETPPYAIGHVGKSFYDPARGYQEVKTEIYYPAAYGGDGVPFPEPGCLSFPVVVFGHGYETDIGYYDYLWQTIVPRGYVMVMVDTHNEVVWNFPDFGRDLAFAIGALYAEGATPESLFFGRVNDRAAVMGHSMGGGSTVLAASNNPEADAVVCLAPSNVDSAVLDSADGVWAPSLVLAAEKDCIVPHKDHAEPIYNAIPAACKYYVEIVGGSHCAFAQDARVCEWAETAACLFEDFVDDSFQRSLVLLFVPPWLDATLKGRTGALDTFRAHVAAQVSAGAVTSAQECPGNPF